In Phragmites australis chromosome 24, lpPhrAust1.1, whole genome shotgun sequence, the following are encoded in one genomic region:
- the LOC133907908 gene encoding dof zinc finger protein 2-like isoform X2: MPSSFLASPSSSDSSLLSYLIPARPPPPLPMGYSANGVGGAPTSGVAEAASAAGVAAPMRQGSRHAGHPPLPRPPPRECPRCGSANTKFCYYNNYSRAQPRYLCKACRRHWTEGGTLRDVPVGGGRKNRRGGRGSANSKASSAETVAAASQGIGSADTFPDILRQVLFQPAAALGGGGYSIDLSAWQQMATSATPPPPPPGAGDVGTLGGAAAEANCGALQYWSGWQQDDMLGLDGAC, from the exons ATGCCGTCCTCATTTCTggcctctccttcctcttccgaTTCGTCGCTCCTCTCTTACCTGATCCCTGCTAGGccgccccctcccctccccatg GGGTACAGTGCCAATGGCGTTGGCGGTGCGCCGACGAGTGGCGTCGCGGAGGCCGCGAGTGCCGCCGGGGTGGCGGCTCCGATGAGGCAGGGGAGCAGGCACGCGGGGCACCCACCGctgccgcgcccgccgccgcgggAGTGCCCGCGGTGCGGCTCCGCCAACACCAAGTTCTGCTACTACAACAACTACAGCCGCGCGCAGCCGCGGTACCTCTGCAAGGCGTGCCGCCGGCACTGGACCGAGGGCGGCACGCTCCGCGACGTGCCCGTCGGCGGCGGACGGAAGAACAGGCGCGGAGGCAGGGGCAGCGCCAACTCGAAAGCCTCCTCCGCAGAGACGGTGGCGGCTGCGTCGCAGGGCATCGGCAGCGCCGACACGTTCCCGGACATCCTGCGGCAGGTGCTGTTCCAGCCGGCCGCTGCCCTGGGCGGGGGTGGATACAGCATTGACCTGAGCGCGTGGCAGCAAATGGCCACCTctgccacgccgccgccgccgccgccgggagcCGGCGATGTTGGCACGCTCGGAGGAGCAGCGGCGGAGGCCAACTGCGGCGCCTTGCAGTACTGGAGCGGGTGGCAGCAAGATGACATGCTCGGCCTGGACGGTGCTTGCTAA
- the LOC133907908 gene encoding dof zinc finger protein DOF1.6-like isoform X1 — MPSSFLASPSSSDSSLLSYLIPARPPPPLPMGQGYSANGVGGAPTSGVAEAASAAGVAAPMRQGSRHAGHPPLPRPPPRECPRCGSANTKFCYYNNYSRAQPRYLCKACRRHWTEGGTLRDVPVGGGRKNRRGGRGSANSKASSAETVAAASQGIGSADTFPDILRQVLFQPAAALGGGGYSIDLSAWQQMATSATPPPPPPGAGDVGTLGGAAAEANCGALQYWSGWQQDDMLGLDGAC; from the exons ATGCCGTCCTCATTTCTggcctctccttcctcttccgaTTCGTCGCTCCTCTCTTACCTGATCCCTGCTAGGccgccccctcccctccccatg GGACAGGGGTACAGTGCCAATGGCGTTGGCGGTGCGCCGACGAGTGGCGTCGCGGAGGCCGCGAGTGCCGCCGGGGTGGCGGCTCCGATGAGGCAGGGGAGCAGGCACGCGGGGCACCCACCGctgccgcgcccgccgccgcgggAGTGCCCGCGGTGCGGCTCCGCCAACACCAAGTTCTGCTACTACAACAACTACAGCCGCGCGCAGCCGCGGTACCTCTGCAAGGCGTGCCGCCGGCACTGGACCGAGGGCGGCACGCTCCGCGACGTGCCCGTCGGCGGCGGACGGAAGAACAGGCGCGGAGGCAGGGGCAGCGCCAACTCGAAAGCCTCCTCCGCAGAGACGGTGGCGGCTGCGTCGCAGGGCATCGGCAGCGCCGACACGTTCCCGGACATCCTGCGGCAGGTGCTGTTCCAGCCGGCCGCTGCCCTGGGCGGGGGTGGATACAGCATTGACCTGAGCGCGTGGCAGCAAATGGCCACCTctgccacgccgccgccgccgccgccgggagcCGGCGATGTTGGCACGCTCGGAGGAGCAGCGGCGGAGGCCAACTGCGGCGCCTTGCAGTACTGGAGCGGGTGGCAGCAAGATGACATGCTCGGCCTGGACGGTGCTTGCTAA